In one Buteo buteo chromosome 10, bButBut1.hap1.1, whole genome shotgun sequence genomic region, the following are encoded:
- the TACSTD2 gene encoding tumor-associated calcium signal transducer 2, translating to MEPLFGVLLGLILAVASSAENNCTCVTNKWTVCAQDASGNCTCMLVGSNHKVDCSTLTSKCLLMKAEMTPLKEKRFRGHPRGLLDNPDCEDSGIFKARQCNQTDTCWCVNTARVRRTEKGGKSLSCSELVRTSWIYIEPKHKKRSSAFNVLEVANALKHLFESRYKLHPKYIAAINYDSPLIQIGLNQNDSEKSRCDVDIADVAYYLEKDIKNDSIFHSDSTLTISVNGDALDIEKLRIYYVNEKPPEFCMRQLVSGISAVVTVVILTAGFGITVLVVLKWLQTRKYEKVEIKEMGEIRAPSLQLP from the coding sequence ATGGAGcctttgtttggggttttgctggGTTTGATTCTGGCAGTAGCTTCATCAGCAGAGAACAACTGTACCTGTGTGACCAACAAGTGGACAGTATGTGCCCAGGACGCATCTGGGAACTGCACCTGCATGCTGGTAGGTTCAAATCACAAGGTAGACTGTTCAACACTGACTTCAAAATGCTTGCTGATGAAGGCAGAAATGACCCCCCTGAAGGAGAAGCGCTTCCGGGGCCATCCCCGTGGGCTGTTAGACAATCCAGACTGCGAGGACAGTGGTATCTTCAAAGCCAGGCAGTGCAATCAAACTGATACTTGCTGGTGTGTGAACACTGCCAGAGtgagaagaactgaaaagggTGGCAAAAGCCTGAGTTGTAGTGAACTGGTTAGAACAAGCTGGATCTACATTGAACCGAAGCACAAAAAAAGGTCCAGTGCCTTCAATGTTCTCGAGGTAGCAAATGCCCTGAAACATCTGTTTGAGAGCCGATACAAACTACACCCCAAGTACATCGCAGCCATTAATTATGATTCCCCACTTATCCAAATTGGCCTGAACCAGAATGACTCTGAGAAATCTAGGTGTGATGTAGATATAGCTGATGTAGCCTATTACCTtgaaaaagatataaaaaatgACTCCATATTTCATTCCGACAGTACATTAACTATCTCTGTCAATGGAGATGCTCTGGATATTGAAAAACTACGGATTTACTATGTTAATGAAAAGCCACCAGAGTTTTGCATGAGACAACTGGTTTCTGGCATTAGTGCTGTGGTGACAGTGGTGATACTGACCGCTGGATTTGGTATCACTGTGCTGGTTGTTCTGAAGTGGCTGCAGACAAGAAAATATGAGAAAGTTGAGATTAAAGAAATGGGTGAAATAAGAGCACCAAGCTTACAGCTGCCCTga